One Brassica napus cultivar Da-Ae chromosome A1, Da-Ae, whole genome shotgun sequence genomic region harbors:
- the LOC106360787 gene encoding glutathione hydrolase 1: protein MSLVRTALIALFLVAFLQNAAAQKRPQSIVKPRGAVATDDGRCSEIGMSALQQGGNAIDASVAAALCLGVVSPASSGIGGGAFIVVKIAGGEAIAYDSRETAPLRATENMYGSNPDLKKKGILSAGVPGELAGLYTAWKQHGKLPWKQLVTPAEKLAEGGFRISKYLYMQLNATRADVLADKGLSELYVSNGQFKKPGTIIHNRKLAFTLKQIAENGEKAFYNGTVGVNLASDISKAGGIITLKDLQSYRVKVRKPLSANILGYELLGMPPPSSGGAAMMLVLNILSQYGIPSGVSGSLGVHRLIEALKHAFAVRMNLADPDFVDVTKVVSDMLSPEFAKDLKTKINDDKTFDPKYYGGMWNQINHHGTCHFSIIDSERNAVSMTSSVNGYFGAVMLSPSTGIVLNNQMDDFTIPAKSSGDLNVPPPAPASFIRPGKRPLSSMSPTIVLKDGKVKAVVGASGGANIIAATTEVFLNHFFLNMDPLSSVLAPRIYHQLIPNKISFENLTTVFGDHFEIPKETRVVLEKKGHVLTPMTGATIVQFIVQESDGNVGGMSKLLAVSDPRKGGFPSGY, encoded by the exons ATGTCGCTGGTTCGGACAGCGTTGATCGCTCTTTTTCTGGTCGCTTTTCTGCAAAACGCTGCGGCTCAGAAAAGACCGCAAAGTATTGTTAAGCCTCGTGGTGCGGTTGCAACTGACGATGGACGGTGTTCTGAGATCGGTATGAGTGCTCTTCAACAAGGAGGAAACGCTATTGATGCGTCTGTGGCCGCTGCTCTCTGTTTGGGTGTTGTGAGTCCAGCCTCTAGCGGTATAGGAGGTGGAGCGTTTATAGTGGTTAAGATAGCTGGCGGGGAGGCTATTGCTTATGATTCTAGAGAAACAGCTCCTCTACGTGCCACTGAG AATATGTATGGGAGCAATCCTGATCTAAAGAAGAAAGGAATCTTATCAGCAGGCGTTCCAGGGGAACTAGCAGGATTATACACAGCTTGGAAACAACACGGAAAGCTCCCATGGAAGCAGTTAGTGACTCCTGCAGAGAAACTTGCAGAAGGAGGATTCAGGATTTCAAAGTATCTCTACATGCAGCTGAACGCGACAAGAGCAGATGTCTTGGCAGACAAAGGTCTCTCTGAGCTATATGTTTCTAATGGACAGTTCAAGAAACCAGGGACGATTATCCATAACAGAAAATTGGCTTTTACACTCAAGCAAATAGCTGAGAATGGTGAAAAAGCGTTTTACAATGGCACGGTGGGTGTTAACCTAGCGAGCGATATTAGTAAAGCTGGAGGGATAATAACTTTGAAAGATCTGCAAAGTTATAGAGTTAAGGTTAGAAAACCGTTGTCCGCAAACATTCTCGGATACGAACTACTCGGTATGCCTCCTCCCTCATCAGGTGGCGCTGCAATGATGCTT GTTTTGAACATTCTTTCTCAATACGGGATTCCATCAGGTGTTTCGGGCTCTCTTGGTGTTCATAGACTAATCGAAGCTCTGAAACACGCTTTCGCGGTTAGGATGAACCTTGCTGATCCAGATTTTGTAGATGTTACTAAGGTTGTTTCAGATATGCTGTCTCCGGAATTTGCAAAAGACTTGAAGACCAAGATAAACGATGACAAAACCTTTGATCCAAAATATTATGGCGGCAT GTGGAATCAAATCAACCATCATGGAACATGCCATTTCTCGATCATAGATAGCGAGAGGAACGCTGTTTCGATGACTAGTTCAGTAAACGGTTACTTTGGGGCAGTGATGCTATCTCCAAGCACTGGAATCGTTCTAAACAACCAAATGGATGATTTCACGATCCCAGCAAAGTCCAGCGGTGACCTAAATGTGCCTCCTCCAGCACCGGCTAGCTTCATCAGACCCGGGAAACGACCATTGTCCTCAATGTCACCCACCATTGTGCTCAAg GACGGCAAAGTGAAAGCTGTGGTGGGTGCTAGCGGTGGAGCGAACATCATCGCCGCGACAACAGAAGTTTTCTTGAATCATTTTTTCCTCAACATGGATCCTCTTTCTTCTGTTTTGGCTCCAAGAATCTACCATCAG CTGATACCAAACAAAATTTCGTTTGAGAATTTGACGACAGTGTTCGGTGATCATTTCGAGATACCTAAAGAGACAAGAGTTGTGTTGGAAAAGAAAGGTCATGTTCTAACGCCAATGACCGGAGCGACGATTGTTCAGTTCATAGTTCAAGAATCCGATGGAAATGTCGGCGGAATGAGTAAGCTTCTGGCAGTTAGTGATCCAAGGAAAGGAGGGTTCCCCTCAGGATATTGA
- the LOC125575852 gene encoding uncharacterized protein LOC125575852 — MPKRKAKEVVRLTEEENKDKEIRREEKKHEEEDTNLERRIDAIKAIRDIEIEQSLTAQRLLCSTFSEEQLETPVLDFFKENLPDVSIEVEDNGEIEFKWNHNTGDSSLGGYPLKWIFFGVF; from the exons ATGCCGAAGCGAAAAGCAAAAGAAGTTGTCAGACTcactgaagaagaaaacaaggaCAAAGAGATtcggagagaagagaagaaacatgaagaagaagataccaATC TTGAAAGACGTATTGATGCGATTAAGGCAATCCGTGATATTGAGATTGAACAGAGCTTAACTGCACAGAGGTTACTCTGCTCAACGTTCTCTGAGGAACAGTTAGAGACACCTGTGTTGGACTTCTTCAAAGAGAACCTTCCTGATGTCTCTATCGAAGTCGAAGATAATGGGGAGATTGAGTTCAAGTGGAATCACAATACTGGTGATTCATCTCTTGGTGGCTACCCTTTAAAATGGATCTT TTTTGGAGTGTTTTAG
- the LOC106359207 gene encoding glutathione hydrolase 1 isoform X1: protein MNSMPLVRTALIALFLVAFLQNAAAQKRPQSIVKSRGAVATDDGRCSVIGMSVLRQGGNAIDASVAAALCLGVVSPASSGIGGGAFTVVKIAGGKAIAYDSRETAPLGATEDMYGANPNFKKKGALSAGVPGEVAGLFTAWKQHGKLPWKQLVTPAEKLAEGFRVSKYLYMQMNATRVDILADKGLSELFVSNGELKKPGTIIHNTKLAFTLKQIGEYGPKAFYNGTVGVNLARDIRKAGGVITLKDLQSYRVKVTKPLSANILGYELLGMPPPSSGGAAMMLVLNILSQYGIPSGVSGSLGVHRLIEALKHAFSVRMNLADPDFVDVTKVVSDMLSPEFAKDLKKKINDDKTFDPKYYGGMWNQIDDHGTSHLSIIDRERNAVSMTSTINGYFGAVMLSPTTGIVLNNEMDDFSVPAKSSGDLNVPPPAPANFIRPGKRPLSSMSPTIVLKDGKVKAAVGASGGANIIAGTIEVFLNHFFLNMDPLSSVLAPRIYHQLIPNRASFENWTTVFNDHFEVPKETRVVLEKKGHVLTPTAGGTIAQFIVQESDGNAGGMSKLVAVSDPRKGGFPSGY from the exons ATGAATT CAATGCCACTGGTTCGGACAGCGTTGATCGCTCTTTTTCTAGTCGCTTTTCTGCAAAACGCCGCGGCTCAGAAAAGACCGCAAAGTATTGTTAAGTCTCGTGGTGCGGTTGCAACTGACGATGGACGGTGTTCAGTGATCGGGATGAGTGTTCTTAGGCAAGGAGGAAACGCTATTGATGCGTCGGTGGCAGCTGCTCTCTGTCTAGGCGTTGTGAGTCCAGCCTCTAGCGGTATAGGAGGTGGAGCATTTACAGTGGTTAAGATAGCTGGCGGGAAGGCTATCGCCTATGATTCTAGAGAAACAGCTCCTCTCGGCGCCACTGAG GATATGTATGGAGCCAATCCTAATTTTAAGAAGAAAGGAGCCTTATCAGCAGGCGTTCCAGGGGAAGTCGCGGGTCTATTCACAGCTTGGAAACAACACGGAAAGCTCCCATGGAAACAGTTAGTGACTCCTGCAGAGAAACTTGCAGAAGGATTCAGGGTTTCAAAGTATCTCTACATGCAGATGAACGCCACAAGAGTCGATATCTTGGCAGACAAAGGTCTCTCTGAGCTATTTGTTTCAAATGGAGAGCTCAAGAAACCAGGGACCATTATCCATAACACAAAATTAGCATTTACACTCAAGCAAATCGGTGAATATGGTCCAAAAGCGTTTTACAATGGCACGGTCGGGGTTAACCTAGCTAGAGATATTCGTAAAGCTGGTGGGGTAATAACTTTGAAAGATCTGCAAAGTTATAGAGTTAAGGTTACCAAACCGTTGTCTGCAAACATTCTCGGGTACGAACTACTCGGTATGCCTCCTCCTTCATCAGGTGGTGCTGCAATGATGCTT GTTTTGAACATTCTTTCTCAATATGGGATTCCTTCAGGTGTTTCTGGCTCTCTAGGTGTTCATAGACTAATCGAAGCTCTGAAACACGCTTTCTCGGTTAGGATGAACCTTGCTGATCCAGATTTTGTAGATGTTACTAAGGTCGTTTCAGACATGCTGTCTCCGGAATTTGCAAAagacttgaagaagaagataaacgaTGACAAAACCTTTGATCCAAAATATTATGGTGGCAT GTGGAATCAAATAGACGATCATGGTACAAGTCATTTATCGATCATAGATCGCGAGAGGAACGCTGTTTCGATGACTAGTACAATAAACGGTTACTTTGGGGCAGTGATGCTATCTCCTACCACCGGAATCGTTCTAAACAACGAGATGGATGATTTCTCGGTCCCAGCGAAGTCCAGCGGTGACCTAAATGTGCCGCCACCGGCACCGGCTAACTTCATCAGACCCGGGAAACGACCATTGTCCTCAATGTCACCCACCATTGTACTCAAG GACGGTAAAGTGAAAGCTGCGGTGGGTGCTAGCGGTGGAGCAAACATCATCGCCGGGACAATAGAAGTTTTCTTGAATCATTTTTTCCTCAACATGGATCCTCTTTCTTCCGTATTGGCTCCAAGAATCTACCATCAG CTGATACCAAACAGAGCTTCCTTTGAGAATTGGACGACAGTGTTCAATGATCATTTCGAGGTTCCTAAAGAGACAAGAGTTGTGTTGGAAAAGAAAGGTCATGTTCTAACTCCAACAGCCGGAGGAACGATTGCTCAGTTCATAGTTCAAGAATCTGATGGAAATGCCGGAGGAATGAGTAAGCTTGTAGCAGTTAGTGATCCAAGGAAAGGAGGGTTCCCCTCAGGATATTGA
- the LOC106359207 gene encoding glutathione hydrolase 1 isoform X2 translates to MPLVRTALIALFLVAFLQNAAAQKRPQSIVKSRGAVATDDGRCSVIGMSVLRQGGNAIDASVAAALCLGVVSPASSGIGGGAFTVVKIAGGKAIAYDSRETAPLGATEDMYGANPNFKKKGALSAGVPGEVAGLFTAWKQHGKLPWKQLVTPAEKLAEGFRVSKYLYMQMNATRVDILADKGLSELFVSNGELKKPGTIIHNTKLAFTLKQIGEYGPKAFYNGTVGVNLARDIRKAGGVITLKDLQSYRVKVTKPLSANILGYELLGMPPPSSGGAAMMLVLNILSQYGIPSGVSGSLGVHRLIEALKHAFSVRMNLADPDFVDVTKVVSDMLSPEFAKDLKKKINDDKTFDPKYYGGMWNQIDDHGTSHLSIIDRERNAVSMTSTINGYFGAVMLSPTTGIVLNNEMDDFSVPAKSSGDLNVPPPAPANFIRPGKRPLSSMSPTIVLKDGKVKAAVGASGGANIIAGTIEVFLNHFFLNMDPLSSVLAPRIYHQLIPNRASFENWTTVFNDHFEVPKETRVVLEKKGHVLTPTAGGTIAQFIVQESDGNAGGMSKLVAVSDPRKGGFPSGY, encoded by the exons ATGCCACTGGTTCGGACAGCGTTGATCGCTCTTTTTCTAGTCGCTTTTCTGCAAAACGCCGCGGCTCAGAAAAGACCGCAAAGTATTGTTAAGTCTCGTGGTGCGGTTGCAACTGACGATGGACGGTGTTCAGTGATCGGGATGAGTGTTCTTAGGCAAGGAGGAAACGCTATTGATGCGTCGGTGGCAGCTGCTCTCTGTCTAGGCGTTGTGAGTCCAGCCTCTAGCGGTATAGGAGGTGGAGCATTTACAGTGGTTAAGATAGCTGGCGGGAAGGCTATCGCCTATGATTCTAGAGAAACAGCTCCTCTCGGCGCCACTGAG GATATGTATGGAGCCAATCCTAATTTTAAGAAGAAAGGAGCCTTATCAGCAGGCGTTCCAGGGGAAGTCGCGGGTCTATTCACAGCTTGGAAACAACACGGAAAGCTCCCATGGAAACAGTTAGTGACTCCTGCAGAGAAACTTGCAGAAGGATTCAGGGTTTCAAAGTATCTCTACATGCAGATGAACGCCACAAGAGTCGATATCTTGGCAGACAAAGGTCTCTCTGAGCTATTTGTTTCAAATGGAGAGCTCAAGAAACCAGGGACCATTATCCATAACACAAAATTAGCATTTACACTCAAGCAAATCGGTGAATATGGTCCAAAAGCGTTTTACAATGGCACGGTCGGGGTTAACCTAGCTAGAGATATTCGTAAAGCTGGTGGGGTAATAACTTTGAAAGATCTGCAAAGTTATAGAGTTAAGGTTACCAAACCGTTGTCTGCAAACATTCTCGGGTACGAACTACTCGGTATGCCTCCTCCTTCATCAGGTGGTGCTGCAATGATGCTT GTTTTGAACATTCTTTCTCAATATGGGATTCCTTCAGGTGTTTCTGGCTCTCTAGGTGTTCATAGACTAATCGAAGCTCTGAAACACGCTTTCTCGGTTAGGATGAACCTTGCTGATCCAGATTTTGTAGATGTTACTAAGGTCGTTTCAGACATGCTGTCTCCGGAATTTGCAAAagacttgaagaagaagataaacgaTGACAAAACCTTTGATCCAAAATATTATGGTGGCAT GTGGAATCAAATAGACGATCATGGTACAAGTCATTTATCGATCATAGATCGCGAGAGGAACGCTGTTTCGATGACTAGTACAATAAACGGTTACTTTGGGGCAGTGATGCTATCTCCTACCACCGGAATCGTTCTAAACAACGAGATGGATGATTTCTCGGTCCCAGCGAAGTCCAGCGGTGACCTAAATGTGCCGCCACCGGCACCGGCTAACTTCATCAGACCCGGGAAACGACCATTGTCCTCAATGTCACCCACCATTGTACTCAAG GACGGTAAAGTGAAAGCTGCGGTGGGTGCTAGCGGTGGAGCAAACATCATCGCCGGGACAATAGAAGTTTTCTTGAATCATTTTTTCCTCAACATGGATCCTCTTTCTTCCGTATTGGCTCCAAGAATCTACCATCAG CTGATACCAAACAGAGCTTCCTTTGAGAATTGGACGACAGTGTTCAATGATCATTTCGAGGTTCCTAAAGAGACAAGAGTTGTGTTGGAAAAGAAAGGTCATGTTCTAACTCCAACAGCCGGAGGAACGATTGCTCAGTTCATAGTTCAAGAATCTGATGGAAATGCCGGAGGAATGAGTAAGCTTGTAGCAGTTAGTGATCCAAGGAAAGGAGGGTTCCCCTCAGGATATTGA
- the LOC106362305 gene encoding alanine--glyoxylate aminotransferase 2 homolog 1, mitochondrial codes for MRQLLKRVFFHRASSLIHHRHRPAVSFLRSDFSTSSSPPQIPPFGYEPRPYNGPSAEEVFEKRKKFLGPSLFHFYQKPLNIVEGKMQYLFDENGRRYLDAFAGIVTVSCGHCHPDILNAINEQSKLLQHATTIYLHHAIGDFAEALAAKMPGNLKVVYFVNSGSEANELAMMMARLYTGSLEMISLRNAYHGGSSNTIGLTALNTWKYPLPQGEIHHVVNPDPYRGVFGSDGSMYAKDVQDHIDYGTSGNVAGFIAETIQGVGGAVELASGYLKSVYDIVRKAGGVCIADEVQTGFGRTGSHYWGFQTQDVVPDIVTMAKGIGNGLPLGAVVTTPEIASVLATKIQFNTFGGNPVCSAGGHAVLKVIDKERRQTHCAEVGSHLIQRLKDLQKRHDIIGDVRGRGLMVGIELVSDRKDKTPAKAETAVLFEQLRELGILVGKGGLHGNVFRIKPPMCFTKDDADFLVDALDYSISRL; via the exons ATGAGGCAATTGCTGAAGAGAGTCTTCTTCCACAGAGCTTCTTCCTTGATCCATCATCGTCATCGCCCTGCCGTCTCCTTCCTCCGCTCTGATTTCTCCACCTCCTCGTCTCCGCCGCAGATCCCGCCCTTCGGCTACGAGCCGCGGCCGTATAATGGTCCCTCCGCCGAAGAAGTTTTCGAGAAACGGAAGAAGTTTCTGGGACCTTCTCTTTTCCATTTCTACCAAAAGCCT CTTAACATCGTGGAAGGGAAGATGCAGTACTTGTTCGATGAAAACGGTAGGCGATACCTTGATGCCTTTGCTGGAATAGTCACTGTCTCGTGCGGTCACTGCCATCCCGACATTCTCAACGCTATTAACGAACAGAGCAAGCTTCTTCAGCACGCCACCACCATCTACCTGCATCACGCTATAGGTGATTTCGCTGAAGCTTTAGCTGCTAAGATGCCTGGAAACCTTAAG GTTGTGTATTTTGTAAATTCTGGCTCGGAAGCTAATGAGCTAGCGATGATGATGGCTAGGCTTTACACTGGTAGCCTTGAGATGATTTCTTTGAGGAATGCTTATCATGGTGGAAGTTCTAACACTATTGGACTAACTGCTCTTAACACATGGAAGTACCCGTTACCACAG GGGGAAATCCATCACGTCGTAAATCCAGATCCATACCGAGGAGTATTTGGTTCTGATGGTTCTATGTATGCTAAAGATGTCCAAGACCATATCGATTATGGTACTTCTGGAAATGTGGCTGGATTCATTGCAGAGACCATccag GGGGTGGGAGGAGCTGTAGAATTGGCTTCTGGCTACTTAAAGTCGGTTTATGACATTGTACGCAAAGCTGGTGGTGTATGCATCGCCGATGAAGTCCAAACTGGATTTGGCCGGACAGGAAGTCATTACTGGGGTTTCCAGACTCAAGATGTAGTACCGGACATTGTCACAATGGCAAAG GGAATTGGAAATGGATTGCCATTAGGAGCTGTGGTGACTACACCAGAAATCGCTAGCGTTTTAGCTACAAAGATTCAGTTCAACACTTTTGGTGGAAACCCGGTGTGTTCAGCTGGTGGGCATGCTGTTCTAAAGGTTATTGATAAGGAGAGACGCCAAACACACTGCGCTGAAGTTGGTTCGCACCTTATTCAACGTTTGAAAGATCTGCAGAAAAGACATGATA TCATTGGAGATGTGAGAGGAAGAGGATTAATGGTTGGGATAGAGCTTGTGTCTGACAGGAAGGACAAGACACCAGCCAAGGCGGAAACAGCTGTCTTGTTTGAGCAACTTAGAG AACTGGGCATTCTCGTTGGAAAAGGAGGACTTCATGGGAATGTTTTCAGGATAAAGCCACCAATGTGTTTCACCAAAGACGATGCAG ATTTCTTGGTAGATGCATTGGACTATTCCATCTCCAGGTTGTGA
- the LOC106363140 gene encoding apoptotic chromatin condensation inducer in the nucleus, translating into MSSSPFPILDNRPIDKWKVTELKEELKRRRLTTQGLKLDLVRRLHDALRAEQQESETAALAAANQLPDVTSVPLVGGAAFTTPEPVGVKTTTTEASAAVETTPPPVFSKPDSVLDDVRDVAALNAPVVTQEASNEQIIEMENKETFSGLDSKAQPTEVSATHNQVSEVIPVTGFEVKSDCISTDCVSSNNEKIQLKGNEIADNVKLEHSLSKSQEPSTVIGKSHPKISAGGGDDADMTKGYNNNSVDAGDYEKLNLDRSSGDESMDDEPETKQNESVTSHEVVDKSVQNDLLPDKADNMDGEKGEAPDNKSHPLVASDKRKLPVNDQEAVGHNEPAKRQRRWNSENIKVPEAQAVEPTTTPRSAGLKRDFSRSVSSVSEDGHKERVVPPSPKEPTNFLRIDRFLRPFTLKAVQELLGKTGNVTSFWMDTIKTHCYVSYGSVEEAAATREAVYNLQWPPNGGRLLTAEFVGPEEVKAKLEAPPQPQTQAPSHPPATALPPPPPLAKAPPVKERHALPPPPPLVPEEQEAPIVTLDDLFKKTKAIPRIYYLPLSDEQVAAKLAANNK; encoded by the exons ATGTCGTCATCACCTTTTCCAATCCTGGACAACCGCCCAATCGACAAGTGGAAGGTTACCGAGTTGAAGGAAGAGCTCAAACGACGGAGACTCACTACACAAGGCTTGAAGCTGGATTTGGTTAGGCGTCTCCATGATGCCCTTCGTGCTGAGCAACAAGAGTCTGAAACTGCTGCTCTTGCCGCTGCCAATCAGCTGCCTGATGTTACTTCTGTTCCTCTAGTTGGAGGAGCGGCATTCACCACTCCAGAACCAGTTGGGGTTAAGACAACAACCACTGAAGCATCAGCTGCCGTTGAGACAACACCACCCCCTGTGTTTTCTAAACCAGATAGTGTCCTTGATGATGTCAGAGACGTAGCTGCTCTTAATGCTCCAGTAGTTACCCAAGAGGCATCTAATGAGCAGATTATTGAGATGGAGAATAAGGAGACGTTTAGCGGGTTGGATTCTAAGGCCCAACCTACAGAGGTTTCTGCTACCCACAACCAGGTATCTGAGGTCATCCCCGTTACAGGGTTTGAGGTAAAATCTGATTGTATTTCTACCGATTGTGTGtcatcaaataatgaaaaaataCAACTAAAGGGTAACGAAATTGCTGATAATGTCAAATTAGAACATAGTCTTAGTAAGTCCCAAGAGCCATCAACAGTCATTGGCAAATCGCATCCAAAGATATCTGCCGGGGGTGGAGATGATGCAGATATGACCAAAggatataataataatagtgtcGATGCAGGCGACTATGAAAAGTTGAATTTAGATAGAAGTTCTGGTGATGAGTCTATGGATGATGAGCCTGAGACAAAGCAAAATGAATCGGTTACGTCTCATGAAGTGGTGGATAAGAGTGTGCAAAATGACTTGCTTCCTGACAAGGCTGATAATATGGATGGTGAGAAAGGAGAAGCCCCTGATAACAAAAGCCATCCACTGGTGGCTTCTGACAAAAGAAAGCTTCCTGTTAATG ATCAAGAAGCTGTTGGACACAATGAGCCTGCAAAGAGGCAGCGCCGATGGAACTCTGAGAATATTAAAGTTCCTGAAGCACAAGCCGTGGAACCCACTACAACACCGAGGTCAGCTGGTCTGAAGCGTGACTTCTCCCGCTCTGTCTCTTCGGTTAGTGAGGATGGACACAAGGAACGCGTGG TTCCTCCATCTCCAAAGGAGCCTACCAATTTCCTCAGGATTGATCGTTTCCTTAGGCCGTTCACACTGAAAGCTGTTCAAGAGCTTTTGGGCAAAACTGGAAATGTCACTAGTTTCTGGATGGACACCATTAAGACCCACTGCTACGTATCA TATGGTTCAGTTGAAGAAGCTGCAGCAACAAGAGAAGCAGTGTATAACCTCCAATGGCCACCTAATGGAGGCCGTCTTCTGACAGCTGAATTTGTTGGACCAGAGGAAGTGAAGGCCAAACTAGAAGCTCCTCCTCAGCCACAGACCCAGGCTCCTTCGCATCCACCTGCAACTGCTTTGCCACCACCACCGCCTTTGGCCAAAGCACCTCCAGTCAAAGAACGTCATgcccttcctcctcctcctcctctagtCCCGGAGGAACAAGAGGCTCCCATAGTCACTCTGGATGATCTTTTCAAGAAGACAAAAGCAATCCCCAGGATATATTACTTGCCCTTGTCAGATGAGCAAGTTGCGGCTAAACTTGCAGCTAATAACAAGTGA